The following nucleotide sequence is from Pseudomonas putida S13.1.2.
TACCACGGCCCTGGGAGCCTGCCACCGGAATGGCGTTGCCCATGCCCATCGGCGAGAACTCGGCGCGCGCAACATCAGGGTCGATGTTGTCGATCTTGTTGGCGACCAGAATCGCCGACTTGTTACGCTTGCGCAGGTGCTCGGCAATCATCTGGTCGGCGGCGGTCATACCGGCGCGGGCATCGACCAGGAACAGCACGTAGTCGGCTTCTTCGATGGCCATGAGCGACTGCTCGGCCATTTTTTCGTCCATGCCCACTTCGTCACCGGTAATACCGCCGGTGTCGATCAGGATGAACGAACGACCCTGCCAGCTGGCATCACCATACTGGCGGTCACGGGTCAGGCCCGACAGGTCACCCACGATGGCATCGCGGGTTTTGGTCAGGCGGTTGAACATGGTGGATTTGCCGACGTTCGGGCGGCCCACCAGGGCAATTACGGGAACCATCGGCTCTCCACTCTCGAATTCTTGAAAATGCAAAGGCCGCTGCAAGGCAGCGGCCGGAGTTTGGGCGGCGTTTCCTACGCCGCGGCTTGAAACCCGCCAAGGCTTCAAGCATAGCTTCAGCGGATGGTCAGTGCCTCGAGCTTGCCGCTGTTGCCGAAGACATAGATGGTGTCGCCGACCACAAGTGGGCGGGCGCGCAGGCCATCGCTGTCGATACGCTCACGGCCGACGAAGCGGCCATCCACCTGGCTCAGCAGGTGCAGGTAACCTTCAAAGTCACCCACAGCCACGTAGCTGCTGAACACTTCAGGCGCGGTCAACTGGCGGCGAGCCATGCTGTCGTTGCTCCACAAGGCACTGGAAGAGCGCTCATCCACGCCTTCCACGGTACCTGAGGCTTCACTGACGTAGACGTTACCGAAGCCCTGGGCGACACCCACATAGCTGGAAGCATCGCGCTGCCACAGCTCGCGGCCGCTTTCCAGGTCCAGGCCCGCTACACGGCCCTGGTAGGTGCTGACATACAGGGTACCACCAGACAGCAGCAAGCCGCCGTCGATATCAACCACACGGTCCAGCTCGGAACGGCCCTTAGGGATGGCCACGCGGCTTTCCCACACCGGCACACCGTTGTTGATGTCTACCGCGACCACCTTGCCGGTGGACAGGCCGGCGACGGCCAGGCGGTTGGTGGCGATCGGTGCACCGGTGCCACGCAGGGTCAGCACGGCCGGGGAGTTCTCGTAGATCCAGCGGCGGTCGCCAGTGGTGGCGTCCAGGCCGATCAGGCGGTCGTCCTGGGTCTGCACCACGACCACGTCACCGTTGTTGGCAGGCGGGGCCAGCACTTCGCTGGTCACGCGCGAGCGCCAACGCTCTTCACCGGTGCTGGAGTC
It contains:
- the bamB gene encoding outer membrane protein assembly factor BamB, yielding MIGWKHAAVLTLAVLAAGCSSNSKKELPPAELTKFTEEVVLKKQWSRSIGDGQGETYNTLVPAIENDRIYASDVNGEVFALDRITGDVVWKKDLELQVSGAVGVGYGLVMLGTLKGEVIALDSSTGEERWRSRVTSEVLAPPANNGDVVVVQTQDDRLIGLDATTGDRRWIYENSPAVLTLRGTGAPIATNRLAVAGLSTGKVVAVDINNGVPVWESRVAIPKGRSELDRVVDIDGGLLLSGGTLYVSTYQGRVAGLDLESGRELWQRDASSYVGVAQGFGNVYVSEASGTVEGVDERSSSALWSNDSMARRQLTAPEVFSSYVAVGDFEGYLHLLSQVDGRFVGRERIDSDGLRARPLVVGDTIYVFGNSGKLEALTIR